One Formosa agariphila KMM 3901 genomic window, TTTAAGCGCATACATCACCAAACTATTAAGGGTTTCTTCTACATTATACCCTAAATCTACACCATGTAAACCTTTAGCACTTAACTTATCTGCTTCGGGTTTACATTCGCCATATAATAAATAGTCATTTTTTGTAAAAAAGGCTTGAACCTCTTCAGCCATTTTTTTACTTTTCTCCTTAAAATTTCCATTACCTAAAACATCGCCAATGATGTCCAATCCATATATGGCAGTTCCGCCGTAATTGATATTAGTAAAATCTATGGTGAAAGTATCGTAAATATATTGACCTGCTCTAGCTAACCGATTGGTCCAAGCTTTAAGAGTTTTATCGTCTAAAATATGACTATGATAATGTAAGGACTCTGCCAAGGCTATAGCTCCAAAAATAGTTATCCCTTTCCAAGATTTAGGATTTGGTATAACTGTCCAGGCTCCGTTTTCTTGAGACACGTTATTCTCGGCCCAAATCATAACTAATTTAGCCGCTTCTATATATTTTTCATCCCCTGAAACATCTGCCATATATAAAAATGGATAAACGGCATCCATACAACGTCCATGTATATGTGAACAAGAAGGGCATCGCAAAGCACCATGTTCCTCTAAATTAGATGGATTATTTATTTGCACTTTTAACATCCCATCACACCACTCTTTTAACAACTCTGAAGTTAAGTTTTTGAATTCTAAAGACTGTTCGGGGAAACTAGAGCACGCATTTACAATTCCAGCCGAAGGAAGAGACATTCCTATAGTTGCTAAAGATGAGAGTTGTATAAAGTTGCGTCTTTTCATAAGGTATGGATACGTTTTGAGATGTTATTTAATTTTGATTATTCCTTTGCTTCCCTATTTATAGGTTTTATAAACAGACTGTTGTTAATTATTTTTTGCAGTGTATCTTATTTTACTATCAATTTCTTATGATACTTGTTGTTATTTTTATCAGTTAACTGTATAAGATAAACCCCAGCTTTGAATTGCCCTTTATTTCTTATTTGTATAGTATCCCCATTAAATTCACTTTTAAAAATAGTATTTCCTAAAACATCGTATATATTAACTGTAACATGATTTATTGTTTTTAAGGAAATCGTAAAACTATCGCTTGCTGGGTTAGGAAATACACGTACATCAGAAGCTAAAATCGCGTTCTCATCTACACTCAGAGACTCAACAGCAATAGCTTTCCAAACACTTCTATCATCGGTATTCATAGCGGAGATATGAGTAACATTTCCATTTATTTCTTGATACATAAATCTGCCACTACTACCCGATTCAAATCGATATGTATCGTTAGATTCATTATAATGTATCGTCCAAACCTTATCGCCATCAGAAGAAGGACCTTCTTTTGTTGTACTTACTACCACATAAGCACCTCCTGGACCACCTGCACCTGGTGCACGCAGTATGCCAAAAGTTTCATTATCTATGTTAAACAAACTCCCGCTTTCTACAAAAGTCCAATAATTATTTTGCGCTTCACCTGAATCACTCATAATTACTGCTGAAGCACTAACTCCCGAATCTGATAAATACTGACCTGTAGCAACATTTTTTAATTTATAAACATCTCCTATTGGTCCTGGATTTGTAACCTCTACGTTTTCTACCTTTTGGTAGGTGGTATTGGCCCACCTTATTTGAGCTCGTCCTCCTTTAACTCTATATGCTCCATATCTAATACCCGATTCTGTTCCTCTTTCTGGTTCTGGAATATTCCAATTAAAAGTATCTCCTCCTATGACAGCATTACAATACTGTATTTTTTTAGAGACATCGTTAGGATCTTCTTTGAAACCAACTTCTAACTCAAAATTAGTTTCTTCATCCTTCTTTACATTCTTTAAGAAAACAATTTCTCTTCCATCTCCTTCTCCACCTCGATATAAAATACGCTCTGCATAAATATCGAACGAGACTTGTTTATCGGCATCTTCCCCTGTACCATAAACAGGTTTTGCTAAATACAAACAAATTGCTGGATCTGG contains:
- a CDS encoding endo-acting ulvan lyase; this encodes MLEKTTLKNIILIHFLMFLAVVTAQTAPDEDTSAITRCTAEGTNPVRETDIPNPVNVGTIDDRSCYANYKESTVYGKTWGVYNITFDSNDFDTSLQPRIERSLSRSSETGIGSYARLTGVFRILEVGDTSGTSQDGTYLAQAKGKHTGGGGSPDPAICLYLAKPVYGTGEDADKQVSFDIYAERILYRGGEGDGREIVFLKNVKKDEETNFELEVGFKEDPNDVSKKIQYCNAVIGGDTFNWNIPEPERGTESGIRYGAYRVKGGRAQIRWANTTYQKVENVEVTNPGPIGDVYKLKNVATGQYLSDSGVSASAVIMSDSGEAQNNYWTFVESGSLFNIDNETFGILRAPGAGGPGGAYVVVSTTKEGPSSDGDKVWTIHYNESNDTYRFESGSSGRFMYQEINGNVTHISAMNTDDRSVWKAIAVESLSVDENAILASDVRVFPNPASDSFTISLKTINHVTVNIYDVLGNTIFKSEFNGDTIQIRNKGQFKAGVYLIQLTDKNNNKYHKKLIVK